The Ornithinimicrobium sufpigmenti genome includes the window ACGAGGAGCTGCTCGCCCTGGGTGGTCGCTACGCCTCGCTCGTCGCCGCGGGCGACCGGGAGAGCCCCGGCGAGGTCGTGCTCGCCGCCTGAGGGACGGCCCGGTATGCCGTGCGGCTGACCACGTGCCAGACCACCAGCACGGCGGCGACCACCACCATGGTCGAGCGCAGCAGGCCGGTGCCGGGCGGGGCGTCGTAGGAGGCGTGGAACAACGAGAGCACGAAGAACTCGGTGATCGGCCATCCCACCGCCATGGCAAACCAGGCGAGCGCGAGCGGCCGGTCAGGGTGCAGCCAGCGGGGGCCCGGTCCGACGGCGGACCGGGCGAACAGGACCACGGCCACGCCCACCATGACGACTGGCGCGGCGAAGACCACCAGCGCGAACAGGGCGTCCAGCACGTGGGGCTCGGCGGGCCCGGGGGCCACGGTCCGGCCCACCCAGCTGAGAGTGTCTGCGCCGATCAGCGCGTAGGTCGGCCCGACCGTCAGGGCGACCACCCGCCAGCCCCGGGGCAGACTGCCCAGCAGCGCCAGGCACAGCAGGGCCCCGCCGAGCAGCAGCAGGCTGACGCCTTCCGGGTGGGCCAGCTCGGGCAGCCTCTCGGTCTCGTGCGCCTGCGCCACGACGCACTCGGCACTGTCGAAGTAGTCGGTGCAGGGCACCCATCGGCGTGCCCCCGCGACGAAGCCGTACCCGGCGCTGGCTGCCAGCAGTACCACCGTGCCGACCCGCGCCAGGCCCGTCAGCACTACTGCGCCGACGCGCGCCAGGGCCTCGAGCACGCGCATGCCGACCTCCCTCTCGTGAGAGTAGGAAAGCACGACGGGGCCGTCGTCGTCTACGGCCTGACGATGCTGCTCGGCAACGCATTAGCCCGGCTGACGCGAGCGCTATATCCTGGGTGGTCCCACCGTTTTCCCACCACCGCGACGATCACGAGGTGCACCGTGCCCACCGGCAAGGTCAGGTTCTACGACGAGGAGAAGGGCTTCGGCTTCTTGTCCAGCGACGAGGGCGACGACGTCTTCGTCCCGCGCTCGGCGCTGCCCTCGGGCGAGACCGCACTCAAGCGCGGCACCCGGGTCGAGTTCGACATCGTGGCGGGCAAGCGCGGTGACCAGGCCCTGCACGTACGGCTGCTGGAGCCGGCCCCCTCCGTGTCCCGCGGCCTGACGCTGCGCGACCGCAAGCCCGCCGAGGACATGGTGGTCGTCGTCGAGGACCTCATCGCCCTCCTTGACCAGGCCTCCACCAGCCTCCGGCGGGGCCACTACCCCGACCGGCAGCTCGGCTCGGCCATGGGCAAGGCGCTGCGGGCCGTCGCCGACCAGTTCGAGGCGGGGAAGTAAGCAGATGGCCACAGCCAGGACCGATGCCGTGCTGACCGCCGCCGTCGAGGTTGCGCGTGCGGCCGCGGAGGAGATTGCCGAGCCGGGGACGGTCGGCGACCACCTCGGCGCTGTCGTGGAGGACGACCGGGTGGTGACCCACTCCTTCGCCTGCACCGCCACGGCATACCCGGGCTGGCGGTGGTCCGTGACCCTCGCCCGGCCTCCGCGTGCCCGCAAGGCGACCGTCAACGAGGTGCACCTGCTGCCGGGGGAGGGAGCACTGCTCTCACCCGAGTGGGTGCCCTACGCCGAGCGACTTGCCCCCGGTGACGTCGGCCCGGGTGACCAGACGCCCTACGTCGAGGACGACCCGCGCCTGGAGGCGGGCTTCGAGGCCACCGGCGAGGAGGACGTCGACCAGGTGGCGCTCTGGGAGCTGGGCCTCGGCCGCGAGCGCGTGCTCTCCGCAGAGGGTCGGGACGCCGCGGCCACCCGCTGGATCGCCGAGCGCGGCCCCGAGAGCGAGCTGGCGCGCAAGGCGCCCAAGCCCTGCTCCACCTGCGGTTTCTTCGTGCCGATGTCCGGCGCCCTGCGCTCGGTCTTCGGCGTCTGCGCCAATGAGTGGTCACCGGCCGACGGCAGCGTGGTCGCCCTTTCCTTCGGGTGCGGCGCGCACAGCGAGGTCGACGTCGAGAGGGCCCCGGCCGAGCGGGTGGAGCCGCCGGTGCTGGACGACGACAACGACGTCATCTACGTCGAGCGCTGAGCCCTCGCCGGCTCACGCCCCGCTCACGCCTCTGAGGCGTTGCCCTTCCCGCGGCGCAGGTAGCCGTAGCCGACGGCGCCCAGCGCGATCCCGGCGACGGGCACCCAGACCCACCACGAACGGTCTCCGCTGCGCAGGGACGGCACGAGCAGCAGCACCGCCAGCGCCACGACCCAGGCGAGGATCCCCCAGCCGACGAGGGTGACGGTGCGCAGCGTGACCTCGGGCGGGCGGACCTCCGTGCCCGGCGTGTGCGTGCTCACGGGTCCACCTTACCGAGGGAAGCCGCCTCGGAGATCGTTAGCCCAGGTAATGAGTTAACCTCAGGGATTGTGTCCGCAGGTCGGCGGACCAGGAGCGAAAGGGGAGGGGCATGCCGCACCGGGAGACGGCCGAGCTGGCGCACGACCTGCGCATCGCCTGCATGCGCGTCGCACGTCGGGTGCGCTTCGACGCCGACAACACCATCGCGCCGCACCACTTCAGCGTGCTGGTCCGGCTGCAGCCGGAACCGCGCACGCTGGGGGAGCTCGCGGACATCGAGCAGGTCAGCCCGCCGAGCATGAGCAAGGCGGTCGGCCAGCTGGTCGAGCAGGGGTATGTCGAGCGCTCCGCCGACCCCGACGACGGGCGCCTCGTGCGGCTCTCGCTCACCGCCGAGGGGCGGGCCACCGTGGAGCGCGAGCGGGCCCACCGGGACGCCTGGATGACCGCCCGGCTGGAGGGCCTCGCCGAGGCCGACCGCGACCTGCTGCGTCGCGCCACCGACCTGCTCGAGGAGCTGGTGCGCCGGTGAGCGCCATGTTCTCCGCGCTGTCCGTGCGCAACTACCGCATCTACGCCACCGGCGCGATCATCTCCAACACCGGCACCTGGATGGGCCGCATCGCCCAGGACTGGGTGGTGCTCACCGAGCTCACCAACAACTCGGCGCAGGCGCTCGGCATCGTGACCGGCCTGCAGTTCCTGCCGATCCTGCTCGTCACCCCGATCGCGGGGGCGATCAGCGACAACTTCCCCAAGCGGAAGGTGATGCTGGTCAGCCAGTCGTTCATGGCCTTCTTCGCCCTGGTCATGGGCATCACGGTGCTCACCGGGCACATGGAGCTGTGGCACATGTACGTGCTGGCCTTCCTCTCTGGCACCGCCTCGGCCATCGACGCACCTGCCCGCCAGTCCTTCGTCTCCGAGATGGTGCCGAGGGACAAGCTGACCAACGCGGTCGGCCTGAACTCCGCGTCCTTCCACTCGGGCCGACTGATCGGCCCCGGCGTGGCCGGCCTGCTCATCGCCGCGGTCGGTACCGGCCCGACCCTGCTGATCAACTCCCTGACCTTCGTCGCGGTCATCGTCGCCCTGCTGGCGATGGACCCGACCCAGCTGGACACCCCGCCACGGGCCACCACACGGGGCGGCGTCCGCGAAGGCCTCGCCTACGTCCGGGGCAGACCGGACATCATGCTGATCCTGGTCATCGCGTTCATGCACGGGACCTTCGGGATGAACTTCCAGCTCTTCAACGCGCTGATGTCCACCGAGGTCTTCGGCAAGGGCGTGCAGGACTTCGGCGTCACCGGGTCCGTGATGGCGATCGGGTCCCTGGCCGGGGCGCTCATGGCCGCCCGCCGCGACCGGCCCCGGTGGCGTCTGCTGCTGGGCTCGCTCAGCCTGTTCTCGCTGACCACGCTGGCCCTGGCCTTCGCGCCCACCTTCACCGCATACACGATCCTGCTGATCCCCACCGGGCTGTTCGCCCTGACCGTGATGGTCAGCGCCAACGCCATGGTGCAGCTGTCGACCGACCAGCACGTCCGCGGCCGGGTGATGGCCCTCTACATGGCGGTCTTCATGGGCGGCACGCCGCTGGGCGCGCCCTTCCTGGGGTGGGTCGGTGACCAGTTCGGGGCCCGCTGGACCGTGCTCATCGCGACCGTGATGTGCGGGGCGACGGCGATTATGGTGATCATCTACCTGATGCGCCACGACCACATCCGGCTGCGGATCCGCCGCAGCTGGCGACGCCCGCTCGTCCTCCAGCGCGACGTCATCGAGCCCGTCCCCGAGAAGGTGAACTAGTTGAGCGCCCACACCCGCCGCGTCGTCGTCCTGCTGGCCCTGGCTGCCCTGATCCTGGTGCCGGTGCTGGCCACCCTCGGCTGAGCCATGACGTTCACCACACGACCCACGCTGACCGGCACCGTCGGCATGATCTCCAGCACTCACTGGCTGGCCTCGCAGGCGGGTATGCGGATGCTCGAGCTGGGCGGCAACGCCGCCGACGGTGCGGTCGCCGCGGGCTTCGTCCTGCAGGTCGTCGAACCGCACCTCAACGGCCCGGGCGGCGACGCGCCGATCATCGTCGCCTCCGCCGACGACCCGGAGCCCCGTGTGCTGTGCGGTCAGGGCCCCGCCCCGGCCGGAGCGACCCCCGAGCACTTCGCCTCGGTGGGGCTGGACCGGGTGCCCGGCAGCGGACCGCTCGCCACCGCGGTGCCCGGCGCCGTGCAGGCCTGGCTCGTGCTGCTGCGGGACCGGGGGACGCTGAGCGCCCGCACCGTGCTGGAGTCGGCGCTGCACTACGCCCGGCACGGTCACCCGCTGCTGGCGCAGGCCAGCGCCACCATCGACCGGGTCCGCGACCTCTTCGTCGAGGACTGGACCACCTCGGCCGACCAGTGGCTGGTCGACGGGTCCGCGCCCCAGCCCGGCACGCTCGTGCGCAACACCGCCTGGGCCGACACCCTGGAGCGGCTGCTCGCCGCCGAGGACGACGCCGTGCGGGACGGCGGCAACCGGGAGCAGGGGATCGACGCCATCCGCCGGGCCTGGTCGCACGGCTTCGTCGCCGAGGCGCTCGAGGCCTTCTCCCGGCGAGCCTTCCGGCACGGCGACGGGCCCGTGCTGCCCGGGGTGCTCACCGCGGAGGACGTCGCCGGTTTCGAGCCGACCTGGGAGCGGGCCGCCACGCTCGACTTCGCCGGGTACACGATCGCCAAGACCGACGTCTGGGGGCAGGGCCCAGCCCTGCTGCAGGTGCTGGGCATGGTCGAGGAGCTCGCCGGCGACCTCACCGTGGTCGGCGAGGACGAGCAGGCCGGCGTGGGGGCACCGGTGCCGCCCGTGGCCGACCCCTCGACCGTCGAGGGCGTGCACACCCTGGTCGAGGCCTGGAAGCTGGCGATGGCCGACCGGGAGGCCTGGCAGGGCGACAGCCTCGCGGACCCGGTCGGTGTCGCGGCACTCACCGACCGGGACTACCTGCGCCAGCGGGCCGGGCTCATCGGCGAGCAGGCCTCGCGCGAGCTCCGCCCCGGGTCGCCGGGTGGCCGGGAGCCACGGATCGCCGCGCAGGCCCTGGTGACCGAGGGGGCCGGCGCAGCCGACGCCACCTCCGGCGAGCCGACGGTGCGGCGGGACGGCGCCACCCGGGGCGACACCTGCCATGTCGACGTCGTCGACCGGTGGGGGATGCTCGTGTCGGCCACCCCCAGCGGGGGCTGGCTGCAGTCCAGCCCGTTCGTGCCAGAGCTCGGGCTGGCCCTGGGCAGCCGGCTGCAGATGATGTGGCTGGAGCAGGGCCTGGCCAGCTCGCTGGTCCCCGGGCGCCGACCCCGCACCACCTTGAGCCCGACGCTCGTGCTGCGCGACGGCATACCCGTCCTGGCCTGCGGCACCCCGGGCGGCGACCAGCAGGACCAGTGGCAGAGCGTCTTCCTGCTGCACCACCTCGTGGGCGGCCTGAGCCTGCAGGAGGCGATCGACGCGGCCGCCTTCCACACCACCAGCTTCCCGAGCAGCTTCCACCCGCGCGCCAGCGAGCCCGGGGTGATGGTGGCCGAGTCGCGGCTGGGCCAGGACGTCCTGGAGGAGCTGCGCGCCCGAGGGCACGAGGTGCTCGACGCCGGCCCGTGGAGCCTGGGCCGGCTCAGCGCGGTGGCCAGGGACCCCAGGACCGGTGTGCTCAGCGCGGCCGCCAACCCGCGGGGGATGCAGGGGTATGCGGTCGGACGCTAGCCCCGTCCATCGCCTACCGTGGTGCAGCGGAGACGCGCACGTGCCCACGTCGACGTCCGCCGCAGACATCCCGCAGGAGGATCGGTGCCCCGCAAGGTCAACCTCGCCACCCTGGCGATCAAGTACGGTCCCGTCGTCTACGCCCTCGCGCAGAGGTACGGTCCGGCCGTGGTCGAGCAGATCATGCGGCAGCGGGACCCCGCGCAACGGCTGATCCAGGACCGCCAGGCCCGGGTGCGCACCAACCCCCGCAAGCTCGCGCTGGCGCACGCGGACAGCGTGATCCAGGGCGCGGTGCAACAGGTCTTCCACTCCGGCCGGCCCTACTGGGTGGTGTTCTCCCGCGGCGAGCCCGTGGGCGTGCACCCGCACACCAACATCCCCTACGACACCCTGCTGCTCAACGCCGACCCCGCGCGCCGGATACGACCCGAGGAGCTGCGGCGCACGATCCACGTGCCCCGTCGCAAGAAGGGCTGAGCGTGGTGGCCGACCGGCTCGGGGCGGCCCGGGTGGACTACGACGGGGAGGGCCTGTCCGAGGACCGCTGTCCGGCTGCGCCCCTGCCCATCGTGCGTGCCTGGATCGAGGCGGCGGTCGCGCGGTCGGTCGCGCAGGGGGACGTGCCGGAGCCGACCGCCCTCTCGGTGGCCACCGTGGACGCCGACGGCGCGCCTGACGTGCGCACGGTGCTCCTGCGCAACCTCGACGAGCGTGGGCCCTGCTTCTTCGGCGGGCTGGACTCGGCCAAGGGTCGCCAGCTGGCCGCCCGGCCGCTCGCCGCAGTGTCGCTGACCTGGCCCTCGATGTACCGAGCGATCCGTATGCGAGGTGCCGTCGAGGAGCTGGACAGCGAGGAGGTCGAGGCCTACTTCCGGACCCGGCCGTGGGGGTCGCGGATCGGCGCGCACGCCTCGCGGCAGAGCGAGCGCCTCACCGACCGGTCGGTGCTGGAAGCCGCCTACGAGGAGTGCGCCCGGCGATGGCCCGACACCGGGTCCCCCGACGACGTCCCGCTGCCGTCGCGGTGGGGTGGCTGGCGGGTCGTCGCCGACCAGGTCGAGCTCTGGGCCGGGCGGCGCAGCCGGCTGCACGACCGGATCGTCTGGGACCGGGTCGCCCCGGGAGGACTGGACGAGCCGGCCGCCTGGCGCCGCTCACGCCGGTGGCCCTGACCGGCCCCGCCCGTAGGATGAGCGGTGTGAGCGAGCTGATCGACACCACCGAGATGTACCTCAAGACCGTCCTGGAGCTGGAGGAGGACGGCGTGGTGCCGATGCGGGCCCGGATCGCCGAGCGGCTGGGGCAGTCGGGCCCGACCGTCTCCCAGACGGTGGCCCGGATGGAGCGCGACGGGCTGCTGGAGCTGACCCGGGACCGCCGTCTGGAGCTCACCGAGGAGGGGCGGCTGGCGGCCGTGCGGGTCATGCGCAAGCACCGGCTGGCCGAGCGGCTGCTGGTCGACGTGATCGGCCTCGACCCGGCCTACGTGCACGAGGAGGCCTGCCGCTGGGAGCACGTCATGAGCGATGAGGTCGAGCAGAAGATCCTCGGCCTGCTCGAGGACGGCACCACCTCGCCCTACGGCAACCCGGTTCCCGGTCTCGACGAGCTCGGGCACCCGGCGGCGCCGCCGGCCCAGGGACGACCCAGCAGCGAGCTCGCCGCGCAGGGGGGCCGGCTGCAGGCGACGGTGACCCGGATCGGTGAGCCCGTGCAGGTCGACCCGGAGGTGCTCGGGCTGCTCCTGGAGTCCGGCGTGCGTCCGCGGGCTGCGGTCACGGTATGGGGCGAGGAGGGTCGGACGATCATCGAGCCGGCCAGTGGCGCGGCGGTCTCCCTGCCCCCCGACGTGGCCGCGCACGTCTTCTGCAGCTGACCTCCGGACGGCTTGCAGCAGGGCGTGTCGCCCTGTGAGATGGGTCACCCACAGGCTGGGAGTTTGGTCAAGCCGAAGCGCATCGTCGCAGGTCAGGTCGGCTGTGACCAGTGTGACGCTCACTCGTTGTGCACAGTTTCGTTATCGTTGCGTGACATTTGCCGGACCACGTGTGTATGGTCAATCTCGGCCTTCTCCCCTGGAAGACCTACCTGAGCACGCAACTGCCGAGTCCTGTCGGCGTGCCCGGGCAGAACAACTCACCACATACCCGTGACAGGAACGGGGGAACCACCTCTGGAGCCGTCCCGGCTCCTTGGGGCGAAGTGATCCGGCGCCCACCGGATCCAGAGGTTCTCCACCTCGAGCCCGACAGCTCACCCCGTAGGCGCTGGAGGAACACATGACCATGCGCATCACCGGCCGTCACCGGCGGCCCGGTCGTCTCAGCACGGCCACCAACAACCTGACCCGGTCGGCCGCGATCGCCGCGACGTCGACGGGTCTGCTCGCCGGCACCGCCGTGAGTGCCAGCGCGACCCCCGAGGTCGGCCAGGAGCCCGTCTCCCTGGTCCAGGAGCCGGCGACGGCCCCGACCGAGAGCCTGCAGCGGCTCATTGACGCCGGCCTGCTCACCGACCGGGCCGTGACCTTCGACAGCCCGGCCCGCGCCGTTGCCGCCCCGGACGACGTCGAGGGTGCCGACTTCGGCACCAGCGGCTTCAC containing:
- a CDS encoding gamma-glutamyltransferase family protein, producing the protein MTFTTRPTLTGTVGMISSTHWLASQAGMRMLELGGNAADGAVAAGFVLQVVEPHLNGPGGDAPIIVASADDPEPRVLCGQGPAPAGATPEHFASVGLDRVPGSGPLATAVPGAVQAWLVLLRDRGTLSARTVLESALHYARHGHPLLAQASATIDRVRDLFVEDWTTSADQWLVDGSAPQPGTLVRNTAWADTLERLLAAEDDAVRDGGNREQGIDAIRRAWSHGFVAEALEAFSRRAFRHGDGPVLPGVLTAEDVAGFEPTWERAATLDFAGYTIAKTDVWGQGPALLQVLGMVEELAGDLTVVGEDEQAGVGAPVPPVADPSTVEGVHTLVEAWKLAMADREAWQGDSLADPVGVAALTDRDYLRQRAGLIGEQASRELRPGSPGGREPRIAAQALVTEGAGAADATSGEPTVRRDGATRGDTCHVDVVDRWGMLVSATPSGGWLQSSPFVPELGLALGSRLQMMWLEQGLASSLVPGRRPRTTLSPTLVLRDGIPVLACGTPGGDQQDQWQSVFLLHHLVGGLSLQEAIDAAAFHTTSFPSSFHPRASEPGVMVAESRLGQDVLEELRARGHEVLDAGPWSLGRLSAVARDPRTGVLSAAANPRGMQGYAVGR
- a CDS encoding MFS transporter codes for the protein MFSALSVRNYRIYATGAIISNTGTWMGRIAQDWVVLTELTNNSAQALGIVTGLQFLPILLVTPIAGAISDNFPKRKVMLVSQSFMAFFALVMGITVLTGHMELWHMYVLAFLSGTASAIDAPARQSFVSEMVPRDKLTNAVGLNSASFHSGRLIGPGVAGLLIAAVGTGPTLLINSLTFVAVIVALLAMDPTQLDTPPRATTRGGVREGLAYVRGRPDIMLILVIAFMHGTFGMNFQLFNALMSTEVFGKGVQDFGVTGSVMAIGSLAGALMAARRDRPRWRLLLGSLSLFSLTTLALAFAPTFTAYTILLIPTGLFALTVMVSANAMVQLSTDQHVRGRVMALYMAVFMGGTPLGAPFLGWVGDQFGARWTVLIATVMCGATAIMVIIYLMRHDHIRLRIRRSWRRPLVLQRDVIEPVPEKVN
- the pdxH gene encoding pyridoxamine 5'-phosphate oxidase; this translates as MVADRLGAARVDYDGEGLSEDRCPAAPLPIVRAWIEAAVARSVAQGDVPEPTALSVATVDADGAPDVRTVLLRNLDERGPCFFGGLDSAKGRQLAARPLAAVSLTWPSMYRAIRMRGAVEELDSEEVEAYFRTRPWGSRIGAHASRQSERLTDRSVLEAAYEECARRWPDTGSPDDVPLPSRWGGWRVVADQVELWAGRRSRLHDRIVWDRVAPGGLDEPAAWRRSRRWP
- a CDS encoding cold-shock protein, translating into MPTGKVRFYDEEKGFGFLSSDEGDDVFVPRSALPSGETALKRGTRVEFDIVAGKRGDQALHVRLLEPAPSVSRGLTLRDRKPAEDMVVVVEDLIALLDQASTSLRRGHYPDRQLGSAMGKALRAVADQFEAGK
- a CDS encoding MarR family winged helix-turn-helix transcriptional regulator; this encodes MPHRETAELAHDLRIACMRVARRVRFDADNTIAPHHFSVLVRLQPEPRTLGELADIEQVSPPSMSKAVGQLVEQGYVERSADPDDGRLVRLSLTAEGRATVERERAHRDAWMTARLEGLAEADRDLLRRATDLLEELVRR
- a CDS encoding DUF3027 domain-containing protein, which translates into the protein MATARTDAVLTAAVEVARAAAEEIAEPGTVGDHLGAVVEDDRVVTHSFACTATAYPGWRWSVTLARPPRARKATVNEVHLLPGEGALLSPEWVPYAERLAPGDVGPGDQTPYVEDDPRLEAGFEATGEEDVDQVALWELGLGRERVLSAEGRDAAATRWIAERGPESELARKAPKPCSTCGFFVPMSGALRSVFGVCANEWSPADGSVVALSFGCGAHSEVDVERAPAERVEPPVLDDDNDVIYVER
- a CDS encoding DUF2530 domain-containing protein — its product is MSTHTPGTEVRPPEVTLRTVTLVGWGILAWVVALAVLLLVPSLRSGDRSWWVWVPVAGIALGAVGYGYLRRGKGNASEA
- a CDS encoding metal-dependent transcriptional regulator, giving the protein MSELIDTTEMYLKTVLELEEDGVVPMRARIAERLGQSGPTVSQTVARMERDGLLELTRDRRLELTEEGRLAAVRVMRKHRLAERLLVDVIGLDPAYVHEEACRWEHVMSDEVEQKILGLLEDGTTSPYGNPVPGLDELGHPAAPPAQGRPSSELAAQGGRLQATVTRIGEPVQVDPEVLGLLLESGVRPRAAVTVWGEEGRTIIEPASGAAVSLPPDVAAHVFCS